The following coding sequences lie in one Arachis ipaensis cultivar K30076 chromosome B03, Araip1.1, whole genome shotgun sequence genomic window:
- the LOC107634187 gene encoding scarecrow-like protein 3: MDSGSPYQWIRELRLEDSNTLNPFDLLYECAKFVASGSIKNADIALEYISHQLSPDGAAAQRTVTYFSEALASKIVKNLPGVDKALNSSKRLTAPEEILVQNYFYELFPFLKCAYLTANQVIVKAMEGEKIVHIIDLHCAEPVQWINLLMTLNERPEGPPHLRITSIHDKKEVLDQMNASLTREAEKLDFPLQFNPIVSTLEDLDIDSLPVRTGEALAICSVLQLHRLLATDDELLGRNSPAATINLHRAVHMNRRTFAEWLERDMMNSYISSPNSALSPPPLYPSPKMEAFLRDLRKLQPKLMVITEQETNLNGCSLVERVEKALYFYSALFDCLDSTVRRTSLERKKVESLLLGEQIKNIIASEGFERKERYEKLENWIRRLDLAGFVRLPLRDNDKLHAKEVLHNYGHKYMIREGHGCLLVCWGDRPLFSISAWSFRGLNLSL; this comes from the exons ATGGACTCAG GTTCACCATACCAATGGATAAGGGAGCTGAGATTGGAAGACAGCAACACCTTAAATCCATTTGATCTTCTTTACGAATGTGCCAAATTTGTTGCATCAGGAAGCATAAAAAATGCAGACATAGCACTTGAATACATCTCTCACCAGTTGTCTCCGGACGGCGCAGCAGCGCAGCGAACGGTGACTTATTTCAGCGAAGCTCTGGCTTCCAAGATAGTCAAGAATCTTCCAGGAGTAGACAAAGCTCTAAACTCCTCAAAGAGATTAACTGCTCCTGAAGAAATCCTTGTCCAGAACTACTTCTATGAGTTGTTTCCATTTCTGAAATGTGCTTACTTGACTGCAAATCAAGTCATAGTTAAAGCGATGGAAGGCGAAAAAATTGTTCATATAATTGATCTGCATTGTGCAGAGCCGGTTCAATGGATTAACCTCTTGATGACATTGAATGAGCGTCCTGAAGGACCTCCTCATTTGAGAATCACAAGCATTCATGATAAGAAAGAGGTTTTAGATCAGATGAATGCTAGTTTGACAAGAGAAGCAGAGAAATTGGATTTTCCTTTGCAGTTCAATCCTATAGTTAGCACTTTAGAAGATCTTGACATTGATAGTTTGCCGGTTCGCACAGGCGAGGCGCTTGCAATTTGTTCTGTCTTGCAGCTGCATCGCCTTCTAGCCACAGATGATGAACTTCTAGGGAGGAATTCCCCGGCTGCAACGATTAATCTGCATAGAGCAGTGCATATGAACCGAAGAACTTTCGCAGAGTGGCTCGAAAGAGATATGATGAATTCATATATTTCAAGTCCTAACTCTGCTTTGTCACCTCCTCCTCTGTATCCTTCACCTAAGATGGAGGCATTTTTAAGAGATCTTCGCAAACTGCAGCCGAAATTAATGGTGATAACTGAGCAAGAGACTAATCTTAATGGATGCAGTCTTGTGGAGAGAGTTGAGAAAGCTTTGTACTTCTACAGTGctttgtttgattgcttggaTTCGACCGTGCGAAGAACTTCCTTGGAGAGGAAGAAAGTTGAGAGTTTGCTGCTTGGAGAGCAGATAAAGAACATCATTGCATCTGAGGGGTTTGAGAGAAAGGAGAGGTATGAGAAGCTTGAGAATTGGATTCGGCGGCTCGATCTGGCCGGTTTTGTGAGGCTGCCTTTGAGAGACAATGATAAGTTGCATGCTAAGGAGGTTTTGCACAACTATGGACACAAATATATGATTAGAGAAGGCCATGGTTGCTTGCTTGTTTGTTGGGGTGATAGACCCCTTTTCTCCATTTCAGCATGGAGTTTTAGAGGATTAAATCTTTCTTTATAA
- the LOC107629648 gene encoding probable inactive purple acid phosphatase 27, with protein sequence MESNNRWILKYVLLMIMCVKCLSADATLEDVIRKSSRVHRNFTALSEFRTINRRVLPDCSASSPNLKLMVNVSSSNSSLSDDEFITVTVSGVSRPSNGDWVAMISPSNSNVNTCLHSELYYVQTGDIAKLPLLCHYPVKAQVMSNDPNYLNCKSKACSGSIKFHVINIRTDIEFVFFTGGFLTPCFVGRSKPLTFSNPKRPLYGHLSSTDSTSTSMRLTWVSGDNQPQQVQYANGKSATSVITTFSQDDMCSSALLPSPAKDFGWHDPGYIHSAVMTGLSPSTTFNYRYGSDSVGWSEQIKFLTPPAGGSDELRFITYGDMGKTPLDDSQEHYIQPGALSVISAIDEEVKSENVDSVFHIGDISYATGFLAEWDFFLSLINPVASRVSYMTAIGNHERDYVNSGSVYITPDSGGECGVAYETYFPMPTSAKDKPWYSIEQASVHFTVISTEHDWSQNSEQYAWMKKDMASVNRQKTPWLIFMGHRPMYTSDHSSADKNFVAAVEPLLLANKVDLVLFGHVHNYERTCSVYQNQCKAMPKKDSKGVDTYDHRNYSAPVHVVVGNAGFTLDQFPSSVDNWSLIRISEFGYLRAHATRNDLSLELVTADTKEVKDSFHITK encoded by the exons ATGGAGTCTAATAATCGTTGGATTCTCAAATATGTATTATTAATGATTATGTGTGTTAAATGTTTAAGCGCTGATGCGACTTTAGAGGACGTGATAAGAAAGAGTTCAAGAGTGCACAGAAACTTCACAGCATTATCAGAATTCAGAACGATAAATAGAAGAGTGTTGCCAGATTGCTCTGCTTCCAGCCCTAATTTGAAGTTGATGGTGAATGTCAGTTCCTCCAATTCAAGTTTGTCGGATGATGAGTTCATCACAGTAACCGTCTCCGGCGTTTCTAGACCCTCCAATGGAGATTGGGTCGCCATGATCTCACCTTCCAATTCTAA TGTTAACACTTGTCTTCATAGCGAGTTATACTATGTACAAACTGGTGATATTGCCAAACTTCCACTACTTTGCCATTACCCTGTTAAG gCACAAGTTATGTCAAATGATCCAAATTACCTTAATTGCAAGAGCAAAGCATGCAGTGGTTCAATAAAATTCCACGTCATCAACATTAGAACAGACATCGAATTTGTGTTCTTCACTGGTGGATTCTTGACCCCATGCTTTGTTGGAAGGTCAAAACCTTTGACTTTTTCTAATCCTAAGAGGCCTCTCTATGGCCACCTCTCATCCACTGATTCTACTTCAACTTCT ATGAGATTAACATGGGTTAGTGGAGATAATCAACCTCAACAAGTTCAATATGCAAATGGGAAATCAGCTACCTCAGTGATCACTACATTTTCACAAGATGATATGTGCT cttcaGCATTGCTTCCAAGTCCTGCTAAGGATTTTGGATGGCATGACCCTGGATACATCCATTCAGCAGTTATGACAGGACTTAGTCCTTCAACCACCTTCAACTACAGATACGGAAg TGATTCTGTTGGTTGGAGTGAACAAATCAAGTTTTTAACTCCACCTGCTGGAGGATCAGATGAACTAAGATTCATTACATATGGTGATATGGGAAAAACTCCTCTTGATGATTCACAAGAACATTACATTCAG CCAGGAGCACTTTCAGTTATTTCAGCTATAGATGAAGAAGTGAAATCTGAGAATGTAGACTCAGTGTTTCACATTGGAGACATAAGCTATGCCACTGGTTTTCTAGCAGAATGGGATTTCTTCCTTAGCCTTATTAATCCAGTAGCTTCCAGAGTTTCTTATATGACAGCAATTGGGAACCATGAGAG GGATTATGTGAATTCTGGTTCAGTATATATCACTCCTGATTCTGGTGGGGAATGTGGAGTAGCATATGAAACATATTTTCCAATGCCAACTTCAGCAAAGGATAAGCCTTGGTACTCTATTGAACAAGCAAGTGTTCATTTCACTGTTATATCAACTGAGCATGATTGGTCACAAAATTCTGAGCAG TATGCATGGATGAAAAAGGACATGGCTTCAGTTAATAGACAAAAAACTCCATGGCTAATATTCATGGG ACATAGGCCAATGTATACCTCAGATCATTCATCTGCTGACAAGAATTTTGTTGCAGCTGTGGAGCCATTGTTATTAGCCAATAAG GTTGATTTGGTTCTTTTTGGGCATGTGCATAATTATGAGAGAACTTGTTCTGTATATCAAAACCAATGTAAAGCCATGCCCAAAAAGGATTCAAAAGGAGTTGATACATATGATCATAGAAATTACAGTGCTCCTGTGCATGTTGTTGTTGGCAATGCTGGCTTCACCTTAGACCAATTTCCAAGCAGT GTGGATAACTGGAGTCTGATAAGGATTTCTGAATTTGGTTATTTGAGAGCACATGCTACTAGGAATGATTTGAGCTTAGAG CTTGTGACCGCGGATACGAAAGAAGTTAAGGACAGTTTCCATATTACCAAGTGA